In one window of Pseudobdellovibrionaceae bacterium DNA:
- a CDS encoding ATP-binding protein → MMYARDISKNFIAALEKYPVVVLMGPRQSGKTTLSRALFPEFNYVSLEQPDIRKIALEDPLAFFKNHHGNLIIDEVQRVPELLSYIQGIIDEPNCTQKFILTGSQQFLLMEKVAQTLAGRTRILKLLPLSWSEYAHDAELEEVIVQGGYPRIHDKNLNPGEWHSQYFQTYVERDVREVLQIGDLVAFERFIRLCAGRVGQLINYESLGNDAGVTQPTAKSWLSTLNVSFITTFLPPHFKNFSKRIIKTPKLYFYDTGLLCWLLNIKNANDLKSHPLRGPIFENWVVSEYLKHYYNRGEEPSLYFWRSQKGKEVDLIIDRGSKLFPIEIKSGVTFQSEWIKAIDYFNDLQSAENLPSACVYGGNKNQIFKNTQVLSWKQPIADLPE, encoded by the coding sequence ATGATGTACGCTCGTGATATTTCTAAAAATTTTATTGCGGCCTTAGAAAAATACCCTGTAGTTGTATTGATGGGCCCGCGGCAATCGGGAAAAACAACCCTTTCAAGGGCCTTGTTTCCCGAGTTTAACTACGTCTCATTAGAGCAGCCTGACATTCGAAAAATCGCGTTGGAAGATCCACTCGCTTTTTTTAAAAATCACCACGGGAACCTTATTATCGACGAAGTCCAACGGGTCCCCGAGCTTTTGTCGTACATACAGGGCATTATTGACGAGCCCAATTGCACACAAAAATTTATATTAACGGGTTCACAGCAATTTTTATTAATGGAAAAAGTGGCCCAAACACTCGCCGGAAGAACAAGAATTTTAAAACTTTTGCCTCTAAGCTGGTCGGAGTATGCCCATGACGCCGAATTGGAAGAAGTTATTGTTCAAGGTGGTTACCCAAGGATACACGATAAAAATCTAAATCCTGGCGAATGGCATTCTCAGTATTTCCAAACGTATGTTGAACGAGATGTTAGAGAAGTTTTGCAAATTGGAGACCTGGTTGCGTTTGAGAGATTTATTCGGTTATGTGCCGGCCGAGTGGGCCAACTGATTAACTATGAGTCTTTGGGCAATGATGCGGGCGTAACTCAACCCACTGCAAAGTCATGGCTTTCGACCTTGAACGTAAGTTTTATTACGACTTTTCTCCCACCACATTTTAAGAATTTTTCGAAAAGAATTATAAAAACGCCTAAGCTGTACTTTTACGACACAGGATTATTGTGTTGGTTATTAAACATAAAAAACGCGAACGATCTAAAGTCTCACCCACTAAGAGGACCGATTTTTGAAAATTGGGTGGTAAGCGAGTATCTTAAGCACTATTATAATCGGGGCGAAGAGCCCTCGTTGTATTTCTGGCGCTCGCAAAAAGGCAAAGAAGTCGATTTAATTATTGATCGAGGCTCCAAGCTATTTCCTATTGAAATCAAAAGTGGCGTTACATTTCAAAGTGAATGGATAAAGGCGATTGACTACTTTAATGATTTACAGTCCGCTGAAAACTTACCAAGTGCATGTGTATATGGCGGCAACAAGAACCAAATTTTTAAAAATACACAGGTCTTATCGTGGAAGCAACCTATAGCAGATTTGCCTGAATGA
- the ptsG gene encoding PTS glucose transporter subunit IIBC, whose amino-acid sequence MSWKKSSFAFLQKVGKALMLPVSVLPVAGLLLGVGSAQFSWMPELLSNIMAQSGGVVFGNLPLIFAIGVAIGLSKNDGVSALASVVGYVVLLATLGVMAKTMGVTTKSIMGIDAIDTGVFGGIVIGGVAAWLFNKYYRIQLPPYLGFFSGKRFVPIVTAFAAVFVGLILSVVWPPLGQGINAFSHWAASENPVVAFSIYGFVERLLIPFGLHHIWNVPFFFEVGQYIDPTTGKTITGEIARYISSDPTAGNLAGGYLFKMFGLPFAAFAIWHTARPENKKKVAGIMLSAALTSFLTGITEPIEFTFLFIAPILYLAHAVLSGAAYALCIALGVKHGMTFSHGLIDYVVLFAQSKNALWLLVLGPIWGIVYYGLFRFSISWFNIKTPGREIEGPDAIAAAGVTSDFSRDLVVAFGGPSNIKTLDACITRLRVEVIEVSKINERQLKDLGAAGVVVVGHGVQAIFGTSSENIKTDLEQYLRQSPGAGSMPAGSSETKCSSGQWMEYGDLKSRLEGWKDALGGEENISEVTSCAKTRIRLVLRDVQLANMAQLRKMGLKAVVNLPGGVIHLIP is encoded by the coding sequence ATGAGCTGGAAAAAATCTTCGTTTGCATTTCTACAAAAGGTAGGAAAAGCATTAATGCTTCCCGTCTCCGTGCTACCAGTAGCTGGGCTATTGCTCGGAGTTGGAAGCGCACAATTTTCTTGGATGCCAGAACTTTTATCGAACATTATGGCACAATCAGGAGGCGTCGTCTTTGGCAACCTTCCTTTGATTTTTGCCATCGGGGTGGCCATAGGGTTGTCAAAGAATGATGGTGTATCGGCACTGGCATCTGTGGTGGGTTATGTGGTTTTACTGGCCACCTTGGGCGTGATGGCAAAAACTATGGGTGTCACCACAAAATCCATAATGGGTATCGATGCCATTGATACCGGTGTGTTTGGTGGCATCGTTATTGGTGGCGTAGCGGCTTGGCTATTTAATAAATACTACCGCATTCAACTGCCGCCTTATCTTGGTTTTTTTTCTGGAAAACGTTTTGTACCCATCGTAACGGCCTTTGCCGCTGTTTTTGTGGGGTTGATCTTAAGTGTGGTTTGGCCTCCGCTTGGGCAAGGAATAAACGCATTCTCTCATTGGGCAGCTAGCGAAAACCCCGTCGTGGCTTTTTCAATTTATGGATTTGTGGAACGATTACTTATTCCCTTTGGGCTGCACCATATCTGGAATGTTCCGTTCTTTTTCGAAGTGGGCCAGTATATCGACCCAACAACTGGCAAAACCATTACCGGTGAAATCGCACGATACATCAGCAGTGATCCCACTGCTGGAAATCTCGCCGGTGGCTATTTATTTAAAATGTTCGGTTTGCCATTTGCGGCTTTTGCCATTTGGCACACGGCCCGACCTGAAAACAAAAAAAAGGTGGCCGGCATTATGCTCTCGGCGGCCCTCACCTCTTTTCTCACAGGCATTACGGAGCCCATTGAATTTACTTTTTTATTTATCGCGCCCATTTTGTATTTGGCCCACGCTGTTTTGTCTGGGGCGGCCTATGCCCTTTGCATTGCTCTTGGCGTAAAACACGGAATGACATTCTCTCATGGCCTTATTGACTATGTGGTGCTTTTTGCTCAATCAAAAAATGCACTGTGGCTTTTGGTGCTCGGACCCATTTGGGGCATTGTTTACTATGGGTTGTTTCGATTTAGCATTTCTTGGTTCAACATTAAAACTCCAGGACGAGAGATCGAGGGCCCTGATGCCATCGCCGCAGCAGGTGTCACATCGGATTTCTCAAGAGACCTTGTTGTCGCCTTTGGTGGCCCATCAAACATCAAAACTCTCGATGCCTGCATCACCCGCCTTCGCGTTGAGGTGATTGAAGTTTCAAAGATCAATGAACGGCAACTAAAAGACCTAGGAGCTGCGGGAGTGGTCGTGGTCGGTCATGGTGTGCAGGCCATATTTGGCACGTCTTCTGAAAATATCAAAACTGACCTCGAACAATATTTGCGGCAATCCCCGGGTGCTGGCTCTATGCCTGCGGGTTCGAGCGAAACTAAATGCTCATCGGGACAGTGGATGGAATACGGCGATTTAAAGTCCAGACTTGAAGGTTGGAAAGACGCCTTGGGTGGAGAGGAGAATATATCTGAGGTGACCAGTTGTGCGAAAACCCGAATTCGTCTAGTGCTTCGAGACGTTCAGCTTGCAAACATGGCCCAGCTTCGAAAAATGGGTCTAAAGGCGGTGGTGAATTTGCCAGGTGGAGTGATTCACCTTATTCCGTGA
- a CDS encoding NAD-dependent epimerase/dehydratase family protein → MTTHSNKKPILLTGAAGYIGSHLPCDIRLSRSDGDLRDPLAVKKLFFKHRPRTVIHSAPGGIFSSHTSTPLTQHLIEEIRIHCNVVENTYRVGCNRLYALSSVSAFPGSEECPNEETLFQGDPHPAVFQYGYAKRFLDVLLQSLKREFNLPFTGLFLSNVYGPGPNYEAHPSLVAHLMRSCLSAKLQNQEWVIQGDPNAVRDFVFVEDVRDVIQALIHLPMSPDRLIVASGQQKTVAEVAQQVALALDFSKAIRWQPYSQKGQNRKVADNKKLKSLLPTFKFTPFEAGIKKTALYFLNREAQSQAI, encoded by the coding sequence ATGACAACTCACTCAAATAAAAAACCCATTCTACTCACCGGGGCAGCCGGATACATAGGTTCACACCTACCCTGTGACATTCGACTTTCGCGGTCTGATGGTGACCTTCGCGACCCTCTTGCCGTAAAAAAATTATTTTTTAAACATCGACCGCGCACAGTTATCCATTCGGCACCTGGAGGGATCTTTTCAAGCCACACATCTACGCCGTTGACCCAGCACTTGATTGAAGAAATTCGCATCCACTGCAATGTTGTTGAAAACACCTACCGGGTCGGATGCAACAGACTGTATGCACTATCGTCGGTTTCTGCATTTCCTGGATCTGAGGAATGCCCCAATGAAGAAACCCTGTTTCAAGGAGATCCTCACCCCGCTGTTTTTCAGTATGGCTATGCGAAGCGATTTCTTGATGTGCTTTTACAAAGCTTAAAGAGAGAGTTTAATCTCCCCTTCACAGGATTGTTTTTGTCAAATGTCTACGGACCGGGCCCCAACTATGAAGCCCATCCCAGCTTAGTGGCCCACCTAATGCGATCTTGCCTGTCAGCTAAACTTCAAAATCAAGAATGGGTGATTCAAGGTGACCCCAATGCCGTTAGAGACTTTGTATTTGTTGAAGATGTGAGAGATGTCATTCAAGCACTCATTCACCTGCCCATGTCCCCAGACCGGCTCATCGTCGCATCCGGCCAGCAAAAAACTGTGGCTGAAGTGGCCCAGCAGGTGGCGCTAGCTCTTGATTTTTCAAAAGCCATACGGTGGCAACCCTATTCGCAGAAGGGACAAAATCGAAAAGTAGCCGACAATAAAAAACTCAAATCGCTGTTGCCGACGTTTAAATTCACACCCTTCGAGGCTGGGATTAAAAAAACAGCTCTTTATTTTCTCAATCGCGAAGCACAAAGCCAGGCCATCTAG
- a CDS encoding FecR domain-containing protein yields MARFTTRKGLVFKTLMGVAFSGMLWPVFASAQGECLCPPVECDPCEQQESVQFYTQKCEQGEQLKSCAKAKCVPKKPLPMHCRVAASSKKQESKKSTKSSDRMPASLKKLEHLPLQGDIAGTVTAVSGQSWVSVGEGKKSSVQLNMPIHTLDQIETEIGGQVQVDFNDGSRILIFENSVIRLSIVEKQKSNIWNQLLDLFQGKVRNQTADGQNKFQVRTKHAVVGGAGADFFVNHTEGDRAVTKVQTLKGQVELSSRDGEQKIEVKNGESSSFVVTKSPASVFTEDELSEFVAQGYMTPIYKMKAKELDQLKKQGFVDSGSARLERGLASTSAGFKKTKSPAAPENFICSQPTASFNQCSWECVGNPKGSKACRGELPQVRCVRRRCNANGMWADEIPLPAIQADKCIGNKVKVDTCDY; encoded by the coding sequence ATGGCAAGATTCACTACTCGAAAAGGTCTAGTTTTTAAAACCCTGATGGGTGTGGCATTCTCCGGGATGTTGTGGCCAGTTTTTGCATCTGCTCAGGGTGAGTGTTTGTGCCCCCCTGTAGAATGTGACCCTTGTGAACAGCAAGAGAGCGTACAATTTTACACTCAAAAATGCGAACAAGGTGAGCAGCTGAAAAGTTGTGCAAAGGCCAAATGTGTGCCGAAAAAACCCCTGCCGATGCATTGCCGGGTGGCGGCTTCAAGCAAGAAACAAGAAAGCAAAAAGTCTACGAAGTCTTCGGACCGAATGCCCGCATCATTGAAAAAGTTAGAACATTTGCCCCTACAAGGTGACATAGCCGGCACGGTGACGGCGGTCTCGGGACAGAGCTGGGTGAGTGTCGGGGAGGGGAAAAAATCAAGCGTTCAACTAAATATGCCCATTCACACACTTGACCAGATCGAGACCGAAATAGGTGGTCAAGTTCAGGTGGATTTTAATGATGGTAGTCGAATCTTGATTTTTGAAAATAGCGTGATTCGACTGAGCATTGTTGAAAAACAAAAATCAAATATTTGGAATCAGCTTTTGGATTTATTCCAAGGTAAAGTGCGCAACCAAACTGCTGATGGGCAAAACAAATTTCAGGTGCGCACCAAGCATGCCGTGGTCGGTGGAGCCGGAGCCGACTTTTTTGTTAATCACACAGAAGGTGATCGTGCCGTTACGAAGGTCCAAACCCTGAAAGGCCAGGTGGAACTATCCAGTCGGGATGGCGAGCAAAAAATTGAAGTGAAAAACGGAGAAAGCTCAAGCTTTGTTGTGACCAAATCTCCAGCCAGTGTGTTTACAGAGGATGAGCTGAGCGAATTTGTGGCCCAAGGATATATGACTCCCATTTACAAAATGAAGGCCAAAGAATTGGATCAACTTAAAAAACAGGGCTTTGTTGATTCAGGCTCGGCGAGGTTAGAGCGTGGCCTGGCCAGTACATCTGCGGGTTTTAAGAAAACCAAGTCTCCAGCGGCGCCAGAAAATTTCATTTGCAGTCAACCCACGGCTTCGTTCAATCAGTGCTCATGGGAGTGTGTGGGCAATCCCAAGGGCAGCAAGGCCTGTCGGGGTGAGTTGCCACAAGTGCGGTGTGTGCGCCGACGCTGCAACGCCAACGGCATGTGGGCCGACGAGATCCCCTTGCCGGCGATTCAAGCCGACAAGTGTATTGGCAACAAAGTGAAAGTGGACACCTGCGACTATTGA
- a CDS encoding phosphoenolpyruvate carboxylase, with translation MSDPFNNDQIELLNPRPEHFEQIRELCRRVYPFHLPWAIRQLESHNSYFPDGQLIVYDHEKQKVIGSAFSLIIPWDDYSPQDNWGDFTSGGYFHNHDPKKGGTLYGAEVMVDPDYRGRGIGKMLYEGRRKICDKYNLKRIRAGARLRGYSKFERKMSADEYARNVVNGELSDPTLSFQLKQGFVVIDVAKNYLVDDPESLGYAAVIEWLNPKLATGRDKKRQASSVDAFMKGQKFVPEFLPRELRRLVRRSTLVLGQIIKEREGQDLYRKIEYYRKQLKKARGQDKKVLHRILNRLEGETPADQLKIAHAFALQLEIVNACESAYRTWRLRQRPVIQGLKSKVRLNFVLTAHPTESRSKEIIGTLNRIVDLLLEGIQNNFIFRDTEFSSQVRFLWLHPLSKDKTPTVRDEAEYLFSNIFDEELFDSILEEKPSYDLHLRTWVGGDKDGHPGVDQNVMRECLSLSREYILETLYLKIEYLQHDVEKLVQSGVIKSIKLDQLTRLDSELEKIEEIKPGDGMRVRKWKMLYNNFLKNAHPFIQKHHEVALINRLFEAFPALVLPIELREDAGKIATALNDKNAPIRKMLEGLMSIAGPIDISGYARGLVISHCESHNDIANASALVGGLCKSKKLPVIPLFESREALVNSKKIIESWLSDRRNKETVRAHWQNLFEIMLGYSDSSKQFGVLPSRRLIQKTMFQIEKVLKNYSITPVFFHGSGGSVARGGGSIKEQVSWWPKSAVQRPKQTIQGEMVQRIFSTPEILNSQCVHLANESQLRKVRKTKLETSADLDKFVDLVEKSYRGIVENGELLDALITATPFKYLDALKLGSRPSKRPEKLASIESLRAIPWVLCWTQSRVLWPTWWGVGSAWNQLNDAEKDRLKLFFKTSPFFSSFVKTLGYSLAKVELPVWELYLGKSSQKREIVKSFESEFNAAKDFVHAMSGENGLIWHRPWLEESIRLRSPHIHILNLLQIIAMKNNNEKLLRETLVGIACGMLSTG, from the coding sequence ATGTCAGACCCATTTAACAACGATCAAATTGAACTGTTAAACCCTCGTCCAGAGCACTTTGAGCAAATCAGAGAACTTTGTCGAAGAGTCTATCCATTTCACTTGCCTTGGGCGATTCGCCAGCTCGAGTCTCATAACTCCTATTTTCCCGACGGACAGCTGATTGTATATGATCATGAAAAACAAAAGGTGATCGGTTCGGCCTTTAGTTTGATTATCCCTTGGGATGATTACTCGCCTCAAGATAATTGGGGTGATTTCACATCGGGTGGCTATTTTCACAACCATGACCCTAAGAAAGGCGGAACCCTCTACGGCGCAGAAGTCATGGTTGACCCTGATTACCGAGGGCGTGGTATTGGCAAAATGCTTTATGAGGGCCGCAGAAAGATTTGCGATAAATACAATCTAAAAAGAATTCGTGCGGGAGCTCGACTTCGGGGATACTCAAAATTTGAGCGCAAAATGTCGGCTGATGAATACGCTCGAAACGTGGTAAATGGTGAGCTGTCTGACCCGACGTTGAGTTTTCAATTGAAACAGGGTTTTGTAGTCATAGATGTTGCCAAAAATTACTTAGTGGATGACCCCGAAAGTCTCGGCTACGCGGCAGTGATCGAGTGGCTCAATCCAAAGTTGGCCACAGGCCGAGATAAAAAACGACAGGCTAGTAGTGTCGATGCCTTTATGAAGGGTCAGAAGTTTGTGCCTGAGTTTTTACCCAGGGAGTTGCGTCGACTGGTTCGGCGGTCAACTCTTGTATTAGGGCAAATTATCAAAGAACGAGAAGGCCAAGACCTGTATCGAAAAATTGAATACTATCGAAAACAGCTAAAAAAAGCGCGAGGCCAAGATAAAAAAGTGCTTCACCGAATTTTAAACCGGCTCGAAGGCGAGACCCCGGCGGACCAACTCAAGATTGCCCACGCTTTTGCCTTGCAGCTTGAAATCGTCAACGCCTGCGAATCAGCATACAGAACTTGGCGCTTGCGGCAACGCCCAGTGATTCAAGGTTTAAAGTCAAAAGTGAGACTTAATTTTGTGTTGACCGCTCACCCCACCGAATCTCGGTCAAAAGAAATTATTGGTACTCTCAACCGAATCGTAGATCTTTTGCTTGAAGGCATTCAAAACAATTTTATTTTTCGTGATACTGAATTCTCAAGCCAGGTTCGTTTTTTGTGGTTGCATCCACTGTCAAAAGATAAGACTCCCACCGTGCGGGACGAGGCGGAATACCTGTTCTCAAATATTTTTGATGAAGAACTATTTGACTCAATTTTAGAAGAAAAGCCTTCATATGATTTACACCTTCGCACGTGGGTTGGCGGTGATAAAGACGGTCACCCTGGTGTTGATCAAAATGTGATGCGAGAGTGTTTGTCTCTATCTAGAGAGTATATCCTAGAGACTCTATATTTAAAAATTGAGTATTTACAACACGACGTAGAAAAGCTGGTTCAGTCAGGGGTGATTAAAAGTATCAAGCTAGATCAACTAACTCGCCTTGACAGTGAATTAGAAAAAATCGAAGAAATAAAGCCCGGCGATGGGATGCGCGTGCGCAAATGGAAGATGCTTTACAATAATTTCTTGAAAAATGCGCATCCATTTATTCAGAAGCATCATGAGGTCGCTCTAATCAATCGACTGTTTGAAGCCTTCCCGGCGCTTGTTTTGCCCATTGAGCTTAGAGAAGATGCCGGCAAAATTGCCACTGCTTTAAACGATAAGAATGCCCCTATTCGAAAGATGCTTGAGGGCCTGATGTCAATTGCCGGGCCCATCGATATCTCGGGTTATGCTCGTGGTCTGGTGATTTCACACTGTGAAAGTCATAACGATATTGCAAATGCTTCGGCGTTGGTGGGTGGATTGTGCAAGTCAAAGAAGCTGCCCGTGATACCTTTGTTTGAGAGTCGAGAGGCCTTAGTTAATTCAAAAAAAATAATTGAAAGCTGGTTGTCGGATCGACGCAACAAAGAGACTGTGCGGGCTCATTGGCAGAACTTATTTGAAATAATGTTGGGTTATTCAGATTCTTCAAAACAATTTGGGGTGTTGCCAAGCCGGCGGTTGATCCAAAAGACCATGTTCCAAATCGAAAAAGTTCTTAAAAATTATTCGATCACGCCAGTGTTCTTTCATGGCTCTGGCGGCAGTGTGGCCCGTGGCGGTGGGAGTATTAAAGAGCAAGTGTCGTGGTGGCCCAAATCGGCGGTGCAAAGGCCTAAGCAAACTATTCAGGGCGAGATGGTACAAAGAATTTTCTCGACTCCTGAAATTTTAAATTCGCAATGTGTGCACCTAGCTAACGAGTCACAACTTCGAAAAGTCAGAAAGACGAAATTAGAGACCTCAGCGGATTTAGACAAATTTGTGGATTTGGTTGAAAAGTCCTATCGAGGTATCGTTGAAAACGGTGAACTCCTTGACGCACTTATCACGGCCACACCTTTTAAGTATCTGGATGCTCTAAAGCTGGGATCAAGACCCTCAAAGCGCCCTGAGAAATTAGCTAGTATAGAGTCATTGCGAGCCATACCGTGGGTCCTTTGTTGGACACAGTCGAGAGTGTTGTGGCCCACTTGGTGGGGTGTGGGGAGTGCGTGGAATCAGTTAAATGATGCTGAAAAGGATCGACTTAAATTGTTTTTTAAAACCAGCCCGTTTTTCAGCTCTTTTGTGAAAACTCTGGGGTATTCACTAGCCAAAGTAGAGTTGCCGGTATGGGAGTTGTATTTGGGCAAGTCGTCTCAAAAACGTGAAATTGTAAAATCCTTTGAGAGCGAATTTAATGCGGCTAAAGATTTTGTCCATGCCATGAGTGGCGAAAACGGCCTTATTTGGCACAGGCCCTGGCTCGAAGAAAGTATCAGGTTAAGGTCACCCCACATCCATATACTTAATCTACTTCAGATCATAGCCATGAAAAACAACAATGAAAAACTATTGCGAGAAACCCTAGTGGGCATAGCCTGCGGCATGTTATCTACAGGGTGA
- a CDS encoding helix-turn-helix transcriptional regulator, whose protein sequence is MASTTPQTRFKQIDQKLHSIEQELLFQKDTVDFDVMASCWFMLFCSPHEGQLQIWNKDHWMKIEGPSALVLPSFAIIRYKISPGRFNWIGFGSESPLYGLPNHPIFLPKAPSVRIQCFAEAEAFFATSINPIPIESRIRSSALSNTVKNYLCKNFRGSISMANMCDDLGISYSTMTQDFKRCFGLAPSLFLKKIRMMDALHSIKVKNQSVTESCLGSGFTDVSRFGQGFKDTFGLLPSKYDNSLK, encoded by the coding sequence ATGGCATCGACGACACCCCAAACTAGATTTAAGCAAATCGACCAAAAGCTCCATAGCATAGAACAGGAGCTTTTGTTTCAAAAAGACACAGTGGACTTTGACGTGATGGCCTCGTGTTGGTTTATGCTATTTTGTTCGCCCCACGAGGGCCAGCTTCAAATTTGGAACAAAGACCATTGGATGAAAATCGAGGGGCCATCCGCACTAGTTTTGCCTTCTTTTGCAATTATCCGTTACAAAATCAGCCCTGGTCGTTTTAATTGGATTGGATTTGGATCGGAAAGCCCATTGTACGGCCTACCGAATCACCCCATTTTTTTGCCAAAGGCACCTTCGGTTCGCATTCAGTGCTTTGCCGAAGCGGAGGCCTTTTTTGCCACATCCATAAATCCGATACCAATAGAAAGTCGAATTCGATCCAGCGCTCTGTCGAATACTGTAAAAAATTATTTATGCAAGAATTTTCGCGGTAGCATTTCAATGGCGAACATGTGCGACGATCTTGGTATCTCTTACTCCACAATGACCCAAGATTTTAAACGATGCTTCGGCCTGGCTCCGAGTTTATTTCTTAAAAAAATTCGTATGATGGATGCCCTTCACTCGATCAAGGTAAAAAATCAAAGCGTCACTGAGAGCTGCTTGGGATCTGGGTTTACTGACGTCTCTCGGTTCGGACAGGGTTTTAAAGACACTTTTGGACTGTTGCCTTCAAAATATGACAACTCACTCAAATAA
- a CDS encoding DUF2391 family protein, translated as MTKEKNSPRQKTEVHRINGYLKEVVTFFDSTGKPISNIINPLMVELKPRDVLQLFVGAFLIAAPLCFTEEVWNLSVSLKNMKVYYLALVSFVVTTLFIYFNFYRSRLRGNIINFIKRIIATYVITASSVVLLLFLIDKFPIREAPIITIKRVIIISFPALFGAVLSDYLK; from the coding sequence TTGACTAAAGAAAAGAACAGCCCAAGGCAAAAAACTGAAGTTCACCGAATCAATGGATACCTAAAAGAAGTCGTCACTTTTTTTGATTCTACAGGGAAGCCTATTTCAAACATAATCAACCCTTTAATGGTTGAGCTTAAACCACGAGATGTCTTGCAGCTTTTTGTGGGTGCATTTCTTATTGCTGCCCCATTGTGTTTTACCGAAGAGGTCTGGAATCTCAGCGTGTCACTAAAAAACATGAAAGTTTACTATTTGGCTTTAGTTTCATTTGTGGTAACGACGCTTTTTATTTATTTCAATTTTTATAGATCCCGACTACGCGGAAACATCATCAATTTTATCAAGAGAATTATTGCTACTTACGTCATCACAGCTAGCAGCGTGGTGTTGCTTCTTTTTCTAATTGATAAATTTCCTATCCGGGAAGCTCCCATCATCACCATCAAACGGGTAATAATTATCAGTTTCCCAGCCTTATTTGGCGCGGTCTTGAGCGACTATTTAAAGTAA